From a region of the Mycolicibacterium sp. MU0050 genome:
- a CDS encoding helix-turn-helix domain-containing protein: MVSVGTAEDAIVACAQDLAARADEVAVALSEQLAGSVPEFFDDDDLIREVEASAYGNVAAMLSVFRAETVAEQVPIRPEVTAFASTVARRQLPLESLIQSYRVGQTLFSRLWMDVLAQRLTEQQVFIEALHRSFDELNVYLDRVVAQLVSDYERERDRWVLGEAARRTAVVERLLRGDRIPVEHAGRQLNHDLRAPQTALVAWMPSHGEVNLQLGALAGCLTALTAAAGAPRMLMVPAGTCAMWAWIAGTPDLDRLAECADRLPKSEVLIAAGQTTEGVDGFRISHEQAQRARRVAARMPAPPRLTRHADVATVALLAGDEEEARRFVARTLGELAARTTAAEQLRETLWVFLQEGGNTRRASERLFMHRNTVLYRLQRIEALLGHPLEQRRLDVEVALLLTATFGADMLPAEPDYP; this comes from the coding sequence GTGGTCAGTGTGGGTACCGCCGAGGACGCGATCGTCGCGTGCGCCCAGGACCTGGCCGCCCGGGCCGACGAGGTTGCCGTCGCGCTCAGCGAGCAGTTGGCGGGTTCGGTCCCCGAGTTCTTCGACGACGACGACCTGATCCGCGAGGTGGAGGCCAGCGCGTACGGGAATGTGGCGGCGATGCTTTCGGTGTTCCGAGCCGAGACGGTGGCCGAGCAGGTGCCCATCCGGCCGGAGGTCACCGCGTTCGCCTCGACCGTCGCGCGCCGGCAGCTGCCGCTGGAATCGCTGATCCAGTCCTACCGCGTGGGGCAGACGCTGTTCTCGCGCCTCTGGATGGACGTCCTCGCCCAGCGCCTCACCGAGCAGCAGGTGTTCATCGAGGCGCTCCACCGCAGCTTCGACGAGCTGAACGTGTACCTCGACCGCGTTGTCGCACAACTGGTCTCCGATTACGAACGCGAGCGGGACCGATGGGTCCTCGGGGAGGCGGCGCGACGCACCGCGGTCGTCGAGCGGCTGTTGCGCGGCGACCGCATCCCCGTCGAGCACGCCGGCCGCCAGCTCAACCACGACCTGCGGGCGCCCCAGACCGCGCTGGTCGCCTGGATGCCCTCGCACGGCGAGGTGAACCTGCAACTCGGTGCGCTGGCCGGGTGCCTGACCGCGCTCACCGCGGCGGCCGGAGCGCCGCGGATGCTGATGGTGCCCGCCGGGACGTGCGCGATGTGGGCCTGGATCGCCGGCACCCCGGACCTCGACCGACTCGCCGAATGTGCGGACAGATTGCCGAAGTCGGAGGTGCTGATCGCGGCCGGCCAGACCACCGAGGGCGTCGACGGGTTCCGGATCAGCCATGAGCAGGCGCAGCGGGCCCGCCGGGTCGCCGCCCGGATGCCGGCGCCGCCGCGGCTGACGCGGCATGCCGATGTGGCCACGGTGGCGCTGCTCGCCGGTGACGAGGAGGAGGCCCGACGGTTCGTGGCCCGCACCCTCGGCGAGCTCGCCGCCCGGACCACCGCGGCGGAGCAGTTGCGCGAAACCCTGTGGGTGTTCCTGCAGGAGGGTGGCAACACCCGGCGCGCCAGCGAACGGCTGTTCATGCATCGCAACACGGTCCTGTACCGATTGCAGCGCATCGAGGCGTTGCTCGGCCATCCGCTGGAGCAGCGACGACTGGACGTGGAGGTGGCATTGCTGCTCACCGCGACCTTCGGCGCGGACATGCTGCCCGCCGAACCGGACTACCCCTGA
- the dapB gene encoding 4-hydroxy-tetrahydrodipicolinate reductase: protein MRVGVLGAKGKVGATMVAAVEAADDLTFTAGVDAGDDLALLTGSDTDVVIDFTHPDVVMDNLKFLIDNGIHAVVGTTGFTAQRLDQVGAWLEAKPGANVLIAPNFAIGAVLTMHFARQAAPYFESVEIIELHHPHKADAPSGTAARTAKLIGEARKGLPPNPDATSTGLEGARGADVDGVPVHSVRLTGLVAHQEVLFGTQGETLTIRHDSLDRTSFVPGVLLGVREIGKHPGLTIGIESLMNLG from the coding sequence ATGCGAGTGGGAGTTCTGGGTGCCAAGGGCAAGGTGGGCGCGACCATGGTGGCCGCGGTCGAGGCCGCCGATGATCTGACGTTCACCGCCGGGGTCGACGCCGGCGACGACCTGGCGCTGCTGACCGGCAGCGATACCGACGTGGTGATCGACTTCACCCACCCCGACGTGGTGATGGACAACCTGAAGTTCTTGATCGACAACGGTATTCACGCCGTCGTCGGCACCACCGGCTTCACCGCGCAGCGGCTGGATCAGGTCGGCGCGTGGCTCGAGGCCAAGCCCGGGGCCAACGTGCTGATCGCCCCGAACTTCGCCATCGGCGCGGTGCTGACCATGCACTTCGCCCGGCAGGCGGCGCCGTACTTCGAATCGGTGGAGATCATCGAGCTGCACCACCCGCACAAGGCCGACGCCCCGTCGGGCACCGCGGCCCGCACCGCGAAGCTCATCGGTGAGGCCCGAAAAGGACTGCCGCCCAACCCCGACGCCACCAGCACCGGACTCGAGGGTGCCCGCGGCGCCGACGTGGACGGCGTCCCGGTGCATTCGGTGCGGCTCACCGGCCTGGTGGCCCACCAGGAAGTGCTGTTCGGCACGCAGGGCGAGACCCTGACCATCCGGCATGACAGCCTGGACCGCACCTCGTTCGTGCCCGGCGTGCTGTTGGGGGTCCGCGAGATCGGCAAGCATCCCGGGCTGACCATCGGTATCGAGTCCCTGATGAACCTGGGCTGA
- a CDS encoding alpha/beta hydrolase, whose product MTRRELQIPVGTTTIAGWHYVAPGPGRRPCVVMAHGFCGTRDAGLVGFGERFAAAGVDALCFDYRGFGASGGQPRQVIDFAAQRRDYHAALDAAHRLNDVDGVCIWGTSLSGGHVFAVAAQRRDLLGALALTPIVDGWATLLRMRHQLTAGSAVRLGAAAVRDVLGARVGRAPVLLPAVGAPGTVAMLTTPDAQPGYLAAAGQAPLWRNEFAARMLLSVPGYRPGLRASDIRCPLLVQVGGADHSAPADLALAAARRAGAEVRVYPDVGHFDVYDSGSAFDAVVEDQISFLSSLSERTAS is encoded by the coding sequence ATGACCCGCCGCGAGCTCCAGATTCCGGTCGGCACCACCACCATCGCCGGCTGGCACTACGTGGCGCCCGGTCCGGGCCGACGCCCCTGCGTGGTGATGGCCCACGGCTTCTGCGGCACCCGGGACGCCGGCCTGGTCGGCTTCGGCGAGCGCTTCGCCGCGGCCGGGGTCGACGCGCTGTGTTTCGACTACCGCGGCTTCGGCGCATCCGGTGGACAGCCCCGCCAGGTCATCGACTTCGCCGCCCAACGCCGGGACTACCACGCGGCGCTCGACGCCGCCCACCGACTGAATGATGTTGACGGCGTGTGCATCTGGGGCACGTCACTGTCGGGTGGCCACGTCTTCGCCGTTGCCGCGCAGCGGCGTGACCTGCTCGGCGCCCTCGCCCTCACCCCGATTGTCGACGGCTGGGCGACGCTGCTGCGGATGCGCCATCAGCTCACGGCCGGGAGCGCGGTCCGGCTCGGCGCGGCCGCCGTCCGCGATGTGCTGGGTGCCCGCGTCGGACGCGCCCCGGTGCTGCTGCCGGCCGTCGGGGCGCCGGGGACGGTCGCGATGCTCACCACCCCGGACGCGCAGCCGGGTTATCTGGCCGCCGCCGGGCAGGCGCCGCTGTGGCGCAACGAGTTTGCGGCGCGGATGCTGCTGAGCGTGCCCGGGTACCGGCCCGGGCTGCGCGCATCCGACATCCGTTGTCCGTTGCTGGTTCAGGTCGGCGGCGCGGACCACAGCGCGCCCGCGGATCTGGCGCTGGCCGCGGCACGACGCGCCGGCGCCGAGGTGCGCGTGTATCCCGATGTCGGGCACTTCGACGTCTATGACTCCGGATCGGCCTTCGATGCCGTGGTCGAGGACCAGATCTCGTTCCTGTCGTCCCTGTCAGAAAGGACAGCATCATGA
- a CDS encoding flavin-containing monooxygenase, with protein MTATNGPRACVIGAGSAGLAACAGLKGAGVEFDCYEKSDRVGGLWVFDNPSGVAAAYRTLSSNAPKAYMGYHDFPMPDDLPAYPSHWDFARYFDDYARHHGLHRHIQFQTEVTRVTPTGSGGFEVQLADGRTRFYDQVLVANGHHWDARMPEPMFPGSFAGTLMHSRDYRDAAFLAGKRVVVVGIGNSAVDIACEAAHLAEKTYLSVRRGAHIMPKFVFGMAPPTWLLDCASHKPGRILLGALMRLANGRAQDYGLPAPDHSFGDAHPTMSAGLMDELRLGRITPKPQIVELLGDRVRFADGSVEDVDVIVCATGYRITFPFFDEAYVSAPDNQIALYHRVVDPDRPGLFFVGLCQPLGAIQPLAELQGKWIGELLAGRCALPSAEQMRAAIEADQRWLRKRFVDSTRHTVQVDHHRYLKTLRREIRSQRRRARSRMDSAATGLPEVELTARREQ; from the coding sequence ATGACTGCCACCAACGGCCCCCGGGCCTGCGTGATCGGAGCCGGGTCGGCGGGCCTGGCCGCCTGCGCCGGGTTGAAGGGCGCCGGCGTGGAATTCGACTGCTACGAGAAGAGCGACCGGGTGGGCGGCCTGTGGGTCTTCGACAATCCGAGCGGGGTCGCCGCGGCGTATCGCACCCTGAGTTCCAATGCGCCGAAGGCCTACATGGGTTACCACGACTTCCCGATGCCCGATGACCTGCCGGCCTACCCGAGCCACTGGGATTTCGCGCGCTACTTCGACGACTATGCGCGACATCACGGTCTCCACCGCCACATCCAGTTTCAGACCGAGGTCACCCGGGTGACACCGACCGGCAGCGGCGGGTTCGAGGTGCAGTTGGCCGACGGCCGCACCCGGTTCTACGACCAGGTTCTCGTCGCCAACGGCCACCACTGGGACGCACGCATGCCGGAACCGATGTTCCCGGGATCCTTCGCGGGCACCCTCATGCATTCCCGGGACTACCGCGACGCGGCATTCCTGGCCGGCAAGCGGGTGGTGGTGGTCGGGATCGGCAACAGCGCCGTCGACATCGCCTGCGAGGCAGCACATCTGGCCGAGAAGACCTACCTGTCGGTGCGCCGCGGTGCCCACATCATGCCGAAGTTCGTCTTCGGGATGGCGCCGCCGACCTGGCTGCTGGATTGCGCGTCACACAAGCCCGGCCGCATTCTGCTGGGCGCGCTGATGCGACTGGCGAACGGCCGCGCGCAGGACTACGGACTGCCGGCGCCGGACCATTCCTTCGGCGATGCCCATCCGACCATGTCGGCGGGCCTGATGGACGAACTGCGGTTGGGCCGGATCACCCCCAAGCCGCAGATCGTCGAACTGCTCGGTGACCGGGTCCGCTTCGCCGACGGCAGCGTCGAGGACGTCGATGTCATCGTCTGCGCCACCGGCTATCGGATCACCTTTCCGTTCTTCGACGAGGCCTACGTCTCGGCACCGGACAACCAGATCGCGCTGTACCACCGTGTCGTCGACCCGGACCGCCCCGGCCTGTTCTTCGTCGGCCTGTGCCAACCGCTGGGAGCCATCCAGCCGCTGGCCGAACTGCAGGGCAAATGGATCGGTGAACTGCTCGCTGGCCGCTGCGCCCTGCCCAGCGCCGAGCAGATGCGCGCCGCGATCGAGGCCGACCAGCGCTGGCTGCGCAAGCGTTTCGTCGACTCCACCCGCCACACCGTCCAGGTCGACCACCACCGCTATCTGAAGACGCTGCGGCGCGAGATCCGGTCGCAGCGCCGGCGTGCGCGGTCCCGAATGGATTCCGCGGCAACCGGTTTGCCCGAAGTCGAACTGACCGCGCGCCGGGAGCAGTAA
- a CDS encoding enoyl-CoA hydratase/isomerase family protein, which produces MAAVRIERDGRVAHLVLARPQRRNALDEELIADLEQAVAELESATGIGAVVVRGEGPGFSSGIDARTLQRLATPDGLRRIRGAFVAAYDRLEALPIPTVASVHGWAIGAGFELALACDLRVVAGDATLGLPETRMGVVPDVGGSGRLAALIGTGRAKELILTSAMIDGTRAGRLGIANRVAPAAGLAAATAALTEELLVCSTTANGLAKRIIDRAARPAWAESLDAELEAQLQCIATPEFAAAYRKFLAAPGANSPQARR; this is translated from the coding sequence ATGGCTGCAGTTCGGATCGAGCGCGACGGTAGGGTCGCGCACCTGGTGTTGGCGCGCCCCCAGCGGCGCAACGCTCTCGACGAGGAGCTCATCGCCGACCTCGAGCAGGCCGTGGCCGAGCTAGAATCGGCGACCGGCATCGGTGCCGTGGTGGTCCGGGGCGAGGGCCCCGGCTTCAGTTCCGGCATCGACGCACGAACCCTGCAGCGGCTGGCCACGCCGGACGGTCTGCGGCGGATTCGGGGCGCGTTCGTCGCCGCCTACGACCGACTCGAGGCGCTGCCGATACCGACGGTGGCCAGCGTGCACGGCTGGGCGATCGGCGCCGGGTTCGAACTGGCGCTGGCCTGCGACCTGCGGGTGGTCGCCGGCGACGCGACGCTGGGGCTGCCGGAGACCCGGATGGGCGTGGTCCCCGATGTCGGCGGCTCGGGACGGTTGGCGGCGCTGATCGGGACGGGCCGGGCCAAGGAGCTGATCCTGACCTCCGCGATGATCGACGGGACGCGGGCCGGCCGACTCGGCATCGCCAACCGCGTGGCCCCGGCAGCGGGGCTGGCCGCCGCCACCGCGGCGTTGACCGAGGAACTGCTGGTCTGCTCGACCACCGCCAACGGCCTGGCCAAGCGCATCATCGACCGCGCCGCGCGGCCGGCCTGGGCCGAGTCCCTGGACGCCGAACTCGAGGCACAACTGCAGTGCATCGCGACGCCGGAGTTCGCCGCCGCCTATCGCAAGTTCCTCGCCGCCCCCGGCGCCAACAGTCCGCAGGCCCGGCGATGA